One region of Pseudomonas glycinae genomic DNA includes:
- the ftsZ gene encoding cell division protein FtsZ — MFELVDNIPASPVIKVIGVGGGGGNAVNHMVKSNIEGVEFICANTDAQALKNIGARTILQLGTGVTKGLGAGANPEVGRQAALEDRERIAEVLAGTNMVFITTGMGGGTGTGAAPIIAEVAKEMGILTVAVVTRPFPFEGRKRMQIADEGIRMLSESVDSLITIPNEKLLTILGKDASLLSAFAKADDVLAGAVRGISDIIKRPGMINVDFADVRTVMSEMGMAMMGTGCASGPNRAREATEAAIRNPLLEDVNLQGARGILVNITAGPDLSLGEYSDVGSIIEAFASEHAMVKVGTVIDPDMRDELHVTVVATGLGAKIEKPVKVIDNTVHTSMAAAQVQQPAPARQEQPAVNYRDLDRPTVMRNQAQAGAATAAKMNPQDDLDYLDIPAFLRRQAD; from the coding sequence ATGTTCGAACTCGTAGACAACATCCCCGCAAGCCCGGTAATCAAAGTTATCGGTGTTGGCGGTGGCGGCGGCAACGCTGTCAATCACATGGTCAAGAGCAACATCGAAGGCGTGGAATTCATCTGCGCCAACACCGATGCTCAAGCGCTGAAAAACATCGGCGCGCGCACCATTCTGCAACTGGGCACCGGCGTGACCAAAGGCCTGGGCGCCGGCGCCAACCCGGAAGTCGGCCGTCAGGCTGCGCTGGAAGATCGCGAGCGCATCGCTGAAGTGCTGGCCGGCACCAACATGGTGTTCATCACCACCGGCATGGGCGGCGGTACAGGTACCGGTGCTGCGCCGATCATCGCCGAAGTGGCCAAGGAAATGGGCATCCTGACCGTTGCGGTCGTGACCCGTCCGTTCCCGTTCGAAGGCCGCAAGCGTATGCAGATCGCCGACGAAGGCATCCGCATGCTCTCGGAAAGCGTCGACTCGCTGATCACCATTCCGAACGAAAAACTGCTGACCATCCTCGGCAAGGACGCAAGCCTCCTGTCGGCTTTCGCCAAGGCTGACGATGTACTGGCCGGTGCCGTTCGCGGTATCTCCGACATCATCAAGCGTCCGGGCATGATCAACGTCGACTTCGCCGACGTACGCACCGTGATGAGCGAAATGGGCATGGCGATGATGGGCACTGGCTGCGCCAGCGGTCCGAACCGTGCACGTGAAGCGACCGAAGCGGCCATCCGCAACCCGCTGCTGGAAGACGTGAACCTGCAAGGCGCACGCGGCATCCTGGTGAACATCACTGCCGGTCCTGACCTGTCCCTGGGTGAGTACTCCGACGTGGGTTCGATCATCGAAGCCTTCGCTTCCGAGCACGCAATGGTCAAGGTCGGTACCGTTATCGATCCGGACATGCGCGATGAACTGCACGTGACCGTGGTTGCCACTGGTCTGGGCGCAAAAATCGAGAAGCCTGTGAAGGTCATCGACAACACCGTTCACACCTCGATGGCGGCTGCTCAAGTGCAGCAACCGGCACCCGCTCGTCAGGAACAGCCAGCGGTGAATTACCGTGACCTGGACCGTCCGACCGTCATGCGCAACCAGGCTCAGGCCGGTGCTGCGACTGCCGCGAAGATGAATCCGCAAGATGACCTGGACTACCTGGACATCCCGGCTTTCCTGCGTCGTCAGGCCGATTGA
- the ftsA gene encoding cell division protein FtsA yields the protein MANVQSGKMIVGLDIGTSKVVALVGEVADDGSLEIVGIGTHPSRGLKKGVVVNIESTVQSIQRAIEEAQLMAGCRIHSAFVGVAGNHIRSLNSHGIVAIRDREVSSADLERVLDAAQAVAIPADQRVLHTLPQDYVIDNQEGVREPLGMSGVRLEAKVHVVTCAVNAAQNIEKCVRRCGLEIDDIILEQLASAYSVLTDDEKELGVCLVDIGGGTTDIAIFTEGAIRHTAVIPIAGDQVTNDIAMALRTPTQYAEEIKIRYACALAKLAGAGETIKVPSVGDRPPRELSRQALAEVVEPRYDELFTLIQAELRRSGYEDLIPAGIVLTGGTSKMEGATELAEEIFHMPVRLGVPHGVKGLDDVVRNPIYSTGVGLLMYGLQKQSDGISFSGIGSRDSYSNDEPQAPLLDRLKKWVQGNF from the coding sequence ATGGCAAACGTGCAAAGCGGCAAAATGATCGTCGGTCTCGATATCGGCACCTCCAAGGTGGTGGCGCTGGTCGGCGAGGTTGCGGACGACGGCTCGCTGGAAATCGTCGGGATCGGCACTCATCCGTCCCGCGGCCTGAAGAAAGGCGTGGTGGTCAACATCGAGTCCACCGTGCAGTCGATCCAGCGCGCGATCGAAGAAGCCCAACTGATGGCGGGCTGCCGCATTCACTCGGCGTTCGTCGGTGTGGCGGGCAATCACATTCGCAGCCTGAACTCCCACGGCATCGTCGCGATCCGTGATCGCGAAGTCAGCTCGGCGGACCTGGAGCGTGTACTCGATGCCGCCCAGGCCGTGGCGATCCCGGCCGACCAGCGTGTGCTGCACACCCTGCCGCAGGATTACGTGATCGATAACCAGGAAGGCGTGCGCGAGCCGCTGGGCATGTCCGGCGTGCGTCTGGAAGCCAAGGTTCACGTGGTCACCTGCGCCGTCAACGCCGCACAGAACATTGAAAAGTGCGTGCGTCGCTGCGGTCTGGAAATCGACGACATCATTCTCGAGCAACTGGCCTCGGCCTATTCGGTCCTGACCGACGACGAAAAAGAGCTGGGCGTGTGCCTGGTCGACATCGGCGGCGGCACCACCGACATCGCGATCTTCACCGAAGGCGCGATCCGCCACACGGCCGTGATCCCGATTGCCGGTGATCAGGTGACCAACGACATCGCCATGGCGTTGCGCACCCCGACCCAGTACGCCGAAGAGATCAAGATCCGCTATGCCTGCGCCCTGGCCAAACTGGCCGGTGCCGGCGAGACCATCAAGGTGCCGAGCGTCGGCGACCGTCCGCCGCGTGAACTGTCCCGTCAGGCCCTGGCCGAAGTGGTCGAGCCGCGTTACGACGAACTGTTCACCCTGATCCAGGCCGAGCTGCGTCGCAGCGGCTACGAAGACCTGATCCCGGCCGGCATCGTGCTGACCGGTGGTACCTCGAAAATGGAAGGCGCCACGGAACTGGCCGAAGAAATCTTCCACATGCCGGTCCGCCTGGGCGTGCCGCATGGCGTGAAGGGGCTGGATGACGTGGTACGCAACCCGATTTATTCCACTGGCGTCGGCTTGTTGATGTACGGCCTGCAGAAGCAGTCCGACGGGATCTCGTTCTCGGGCATCGGCAGCCGCGACAGCTACAGCAACGATGAGCCGCAGGCGCCGTTGCTGGACCGTTTGAAGAAGTGGGTTCAAGGCAACTTCTAA
- a CDS encoding cell division protein FtsQ/DivIB, with protein MQGAQLRHQPPAPGRKPVPRGASRMVAKEPMSARLPKANFGFLKGLFWPVLLVALGFGTYEGAQRLLPYADRPITKIAVQGDLSYISQQAVQQRIAPYVASSFFTIDLASMRTELEQMPWIAHAEVRRVWPDQVVIRLEEQLPVARWGDESLLNNQGQAFTPKELANYEHLPQLFGPQRAQQQVMQQYQVLSQMLRPLGFSIARLELRERGSWFLTTGAGSSGPGIELLLGRGNLVEKMRRFIAIYDKTLKEQITNIARIDLRYANGLAVGWREPVAPTTAQPAVAKN; from the coding sequence ATGCAAGGCGCACAGCTCAGACATCAGCCACCCGCACCCGGCCGCAAGCCGGTGCCGCGGGGTGCCAGCCGAATGGTGGCCAAAGAGCCGATGTCCGCGCGCCTGCCAAAAGCCAACTTCGGCTTCTTGAAAGGTCTGTTCTGGCCGGTGCTGCTGGTGGCCCTGGGGTTCGGCACTTACGAAGGCGCGCAGCGATTGCTGCCGTACGCCGACCGGCCGATCACCAAGATCGCGGTGCAGGGCGACCTGAGTTACATCAGCCAGCAGGCGGTGCAGCAGCGGATCGCCCCGTACGTGGCGTCGAGCTTCTTCACCATCGACCTGGCGAGCATGCGAACAGAGCTTGAGCAGATGCCGTGGATCGCCCACGCCGAAGTACGTCGGGTGTGGCCGGACCAGGTGGTGATCCGCCTCGAAGAGCAACTGCCGGTGGCCCGTTGGGGCGACGAGTCGTTGCTCAACAACCAGGGCCAGGCGTTCACGCCCAAGGAACTGGCGAACTACGAACACCTGCCGCAGCTGTTCGGTCCGCAGCGGGCCCAGCAGCAAGTGATGCAGCAATACCAGGTGCTGAGCCAGATGCTCCGGCCATTGGGCTTCTCGATTGCGCGGCTGGAGCTGCGTGAACGTGGCAGCTGGTTCCTGACCACCGGTGCCGGCAGTTCCGGCCCCGGGATCGAGCTGCTGCTGGGACGCGGCAACCTGGTGGAAAAGATGCGCCGCTTCATTGCCATCTATGACAAGACGCTCAAAGAACAGATTACGAACATTGCGCGCATCGATCTGCGCTACGCCAACGGCCTTGCTGTTGGCTGGCGGGAACCAGTAGCGCCGACGACAGCCCAACCCGCTGTCGCAAAGAATTAA
- a CDS encoding D-alanine--D-alanine ligase: protein MTAAYANLFSTIAPKDFGRVAVLFGGLSAEREVSLKSGNAVLTALQSAGVDAFGIDVGADILQRLLSEKIDRAFIILHGRGGEDGSMQGLLEVAGIPYTGSGILASALAMDKLRTKQVWHTLGIPTPRHAVLRSEADCISAATELGFPLIVKPAHEGSSIGMAKVTSASELIDAWKAASTYDSQVLVEQWIHGPEFTIATLRDQVLPPIALGTPHTFYDYDAKYIANDTQYRIPCGLDAAKEKELMDLTAQACEALGIAGWGRADVMQDADGKFWFLEVNTAPGMTDHSLVPMAAKAAGLDFQQLVLAILAASVDADGKKEARG, encoded by the coding sequence ATGACTGCTGCCTACGCCAACCTGTTCTCCACCATCGCCCCGAAGGATTTCGGCCGGGTGGCCGTGCTGTTCGGTGGCCTGAGTGCCGAGCGTGAAGTCTCGCTGAAGTCCGGCAACGCCGTGCTCACCGCGCTGCAAAGCGCGGGTGTGGACGCGTTCGGCATCGACGTCGGTGCCGATATCCTGCAGCGCCTGCTGAGCGAAAAGATCGACCGTGCGTTCATCATCCTCCACGGTCGCGGCGGTGAAGACGGCAGCATGCAAGGCCTGCTCGAAGTGGCCGGCATTCCGTACACCGGCAGTGGCATCCTGGCTTCGGCACTGGCGATGGACAAGCTGCGCACCAAGCAGGTCTGGCACACGCTCGGGATTCCGACGCCGCGTCACGCCGTGCTGCGCAGCGAGGCCGATTGTATTTCGGCGGCGACGGAACTGGGCTTCCCTTTGATCGTCAAACCGGCGCATGAAGGTTCAAGTATCGGGATGGCCAAAGTGACTTCCGCGTCCGAGTTGATCGACGCATGGAAAGCGGCCAGTACCTACGATTCGCAAGTGTTGGTCGAGCAATGGATCCACGGTCCCGAGTTCACCATCGCCACCCTGCGTGACCAGGTGTTGCCTCCAATCGCCCTGGGTACGCCACACACGTTCTACGACTACGACGCCAAGTACATCGCCAACGATACCCAGTATCGGATTCCGTGCGGGCTCGATGCCGCCAAGGAAAAAGAACTCATGGACCTCACGGCGCAAGCCTGCGAGGCGCTGGGTATCGCCGGTTGGGGCCGGGCGGACGTGATGCAGGACGCCGACGGCAAATTCTGGTTCCTGGAAGTCAACACCGCTCCCGGCATGACCGACCACAGCCTGGTACCGATGGCGGCGAAAGCGGCCGGTCTGGATTTCCAGCAACTGGTCCTGGCCATTCTGGCCGCCAGTGTCGATGCCGATGGCAAGAAAGAGGCGCGAGGTTAA
- the murC gene encoding UDP-N-acetylmuramate--L-alanine ligase: MVENQKAMPQPEMRRIRRIHFVGIGGVGMCGIAEVLLNLGYEVSGSDLKASPVTERLESFGAQIFIGHRAENAAAADVLVVSSAVNTSNPEVATALERRIPVVPRAEMLAELMRYRHGIAVAGTHGKTTTTSLIASVFAAGGLDPTFVIGGRLNAAGTNAQLGTSRYLIAEADESDASFLHLQPLVAVVTNIDADHMATYDGDFNKLKKTFVEFLHNLPFYGLAVMCLDDPVVREILPLVKRPTVTYGFSEDADVRAINVRQQGMQTFFTVLRPDREPLDVSVNMPGNHNVLNSLATICIATDEGVSDEAIVQGLSGFQGVGRRFQVYGELPVDGGNVMLVDDYGHHPTEVAAVIKAVRGGWPERRLVMVYQPHRYSRTRDLYDDFVNVLADANVLLLMEVYPAGEEPIPGADSRKLCNSIRQRGQLDPIYIERGVDLAPLVKPLLRAGDILLCQGAGDIGGLAPKLLKSELFAGAVAASVEGKLK, encoded by the coding sequence ATGGTTGAGAATCAGAAAGCCATGCCGCAACCGGAAATGCGCCGCATCCGTCGCATCCACTTCGTCGGCATCGGTGGCGTGGGCATGTGCGGCATCGCCGAAGTGCTGCTGAACCTGGGCTATGAAGTGTCCGGTTCGGACCTGAAAGCTTCGCCGGTGACCGAGCGCCTGGAATCCTTCGGTGCGCAGATCTTCATCGGCCACCGTGCCGAGAACGCCGCTGCCGCCGATGTGCTGGTGGTGTCGAGCGCCGTCAATACGTCCAACCCGGAAGTCGCAACTGCGCTGGAACGCCGGATCCCGGTGGTGCCGCGTGCCGAAATGCTCGCCGAACTGATGCGCTACCGCCACGGCATCGCCGTCGCCGGTACCCATGGCAAAACCACCACCACCAGCCTGATCGCTTCGGTGTTCGCGGCCGGTGGCCTGGATCCGACCTTCGTCATCGGTGGCCGTCTGAATGCTGCGGGCACCAATGCCCAGCTCGGCACCAGCCGTTATCTGATCGCCGAAGCCGATGAAAGCGACGCAAGCTTCCTGCATCTGCAGCCGTTGGTGGCCGTGGTCACCAATATCGACGCCGACCACATGGCGACCTACGACGGTGACTTCAACAAGCTGAAGAAAACCTTCGTCGAGTTCCTGCACAACCTGCCGTTCTACGGTCTGGCGGTGATGTGCCTGGATGATCCGGTGGTGCGTGAAATCCTGCCGCTGGTCAAACGTCCGACCGTGACCTATGGCTTCAGCGAAGACGCCGACGTGCGCGCGATCAATGTTCGTCAGCAGGGCATGCAGACCTTCTTTACCGTGCTGCGCCCTGATCGCGAGCCTCTTGATGTGTCCGTGAACATGCCGGGCAATCACAACGTGCTCAATTCCCTGGCGACCATCTGCATCGCCACCGACGAAGGCGTCAGCGACGAGGCCATCGTCCAGGGCCTGTCCGGCTTCCAGGGTGTCGGCCGACGCTTCCAGGTCTACGGCGAACTGCCGGTGGACGGCGGTAACGTGATGCTGGTCGACGACTACGGTCATCACCCGACCGAAGTGGCAGCAGTCATCAAAGCCGTGCGTGGTGGCTGGCCGGAGCGCCGTCTGGTGATGGTCTACCAGCCGCACCGTTACAGCCGCACCCGCGACCTGTACGACGATTTCGTCAATGTACTGGCCGATGCCAACGTGCTGTTGCTGATGGAAGTCTATCCGGCCGGCGAAGAGCCGATCCCGGGGGCCGACAGCCGCAAACTGTGCAACAGCATCCGCCAGCGCGGTCAGCTCGATCCGATCTACATCGAGCGCGGCGTCGATCTGGCGCCGCTGGTCAAGCCGCTGCTGCGCGCCGGCGACATTCTGTTGTGCCAGGGCGCCGGTGATATCGGTGGCCTCGCACCGAAACTGTTGAAAAGCGAGTTGTTCGCCGGTGCCGTGGCGGCATCGGTCGAGGGGAAGTTGAAATGA
- the murG gene encoding undecaprenyldiphospho-muramoylpentapeptide beta-N-acetylglucosaminyltransferase, producing MGANVLIMAGGTGGHVFPALACAREFQARGYTVHWLGTPRGIENDLVPAAGIELHRINASGLRGKGKLSLLKAPFMLLKSVWQARAIIRRLRPVCVVGFGGYVTGPGGLAAKLAGVPVIVHEQNAVAGTANRLLVPFAARVCEAFPDTFTLSDSRRTTGNPVRSELFLETPRPALAGRKARLLILGGSLGAEPLNKLLPEALAQVAADLRPEVFHQAGRNHDEVTAERYRAAGVDAQVQPFIKDMAQAYGWADLVVCRAGALTISELAAAGLPSMLVPLPHAIDDHQTRNADYLAREGAAFLMPQRTTGAADLAARLTEVLMQPQRLEQMAQAARRLAKPEATRSVVDTCLEVAHG from the coding sequence ATGGGCGCTAACGTATTGATCATGGCCGGCGGCACCGGTGGCCACGTGTTCCCGGCGCTGGCCTGTGCCCGCGAATTCCAGGCGCGCGGCTACACCGTGCACTGGCTCGGCACGCCGCGCGGGATCGAGAACGATCTGGTGCCGGCGGCAGGTATTGAACTGCACCGCATCAACGCCAGTGGCCTGCGTGGCAAGGGCAAGCTGTCGCTGCTCAAGGCGCCGTTCATGCTGCTGAAATCGGTATGGCAAGCGCGGGCGATCATTCGCCGCTTGCGTCCGGTGTGCGTGGTCGGATTCGGCGGCTATGTGACCGGTCCCGGTGGTCTTGCCGCCAAACTGGCCGGCGTGCCGGTGATCGTTCATGAGCAGAACGCCGTGGCCGGCACCGCCAATCGGTTGCTGGTGCCGTTCGCCGCCCGGGTGTGTGAAGCGTTCCCCGACACCTTTACCCTGTCGGACAGCCGCCGTACCACCGGTAACCCGGTGCGCAGCGAGCTGTTCCTCGAAACACCGCGCCCGGCCCTGGCCGGACGCAAGGCGCGTTTGCTGATCCTGGGCGGAAGCCTGGGCGCAGAGCCGTTGAACAAGTTGCTGCCTGAAGCCCTGGCACAAGTCGCTGCCGACTTGCGTCCGGAAGTGTTCCATCAGGCGGGCAGAAACCACGATGAAGTGACTGCAGAGCGCTACCGCGCCGCCGGCGTGGACGCGCAGGTGCAGCCGTTCATCAAAGACATGGCCCAGGCCTATGGCTGGGCTGACCTGGTGGTGTGCCGCGCCGGCGCATTGACCATCAGTGAACTGGCCGCCGCCGGTCTGCCCTCGATGCTGGTGCCCTTGCCCCACGCGATCGACGATCACCAGACTCGCAACGCCGATTATTTGGCCCGTGAAGGCGCTGCCTTCCTGATGCCGCAAAGAACGACTGGCGCCGCGGACCTTGCCGCGCGCCTGACAGAGGTCTTGATGCAACCGCAACGACTCGAACAAATGGCCCAAGCGGCCCGCCGTCTGGCGAAACCCGAAGCCACCCGTAGCGTGGTCGATACCTGTCTGGAGGTGGCCCATGGTTGA
- the ftsW gene encoding putative lipid II flippase FtsW, with protein MSLRNIIKPYPSPLITGRGIDLDFPMLAGCLALLGLGLIMIASASTEVAAVQSGSPLYYMIRHLIYVVLGLGACIVTMMIPIATWQRLGWMMLIGAFGLLVMVIIPGIGREVNGSMRWIGFSFFNVQPSEIAKVFVVIYLAGYLVRRQKEVRESWMGFFKPFIVLLPMAGLLLMEPDFGATVVMMGAAAAMLFLGGVGLFRFSLMVVLAVGAVVLLIQMQPYRMARLTNFADPWADQFGAGYQLSQALIAFGRGEWLGVGLGNSVQKQFYLPEAHTDFVFSVLAEELGAVGSLCTVALFVFVCIRGMYIGLWAEKAKQFFAAYVAYGLSFLWIGQFLINIGVNVGLLPTKGLTLPFLSYGGSSLVICCACLGLLLRIEWESRTHLGSEEMEFHESDFAEEPNHGR; from the coding sequence ATGAGCTTGAGAAACATCATCAAGCCATACCCGTCGCCGCTCATTACCGGACGCGGAATCGACCTCGACTTCCCGATGCTCGCCGGTTGCCTGGCGTTGCTCGGTCTGGGCCTGATCATGATCGCCTCGGCCTCCACCGAAGTGGCGGCCGTGCAGTCGGGCAGCCCGCTGTATTACATGATTCGTCACCTGATCTACGTGGTGCTCGGCCTGGGTGCCTGCATCGTCACGATGATGATCCCGATCGCCACCTGGCAGCGCCTGGGCTGGATGATGCTGATCGGTGCTTTCGGCCTGTTGGTGATGGTGATCATCCCGGGGATCGGCCGTGAGGTGAACGGTTCGATGCGCTGGATCGGTTTCAGCTTCTTCAACGTTCAGCCGTCCGAGATCGCCAAGGTGTTCGTGGTGATCTACCTCGCCGGTTATCTTGTGCGTCGCCAGAAAGAAGTGCGCGAGAGCTGGATGGGCTTCTTCAAGCCGTTCATCGTGCTGTTGCCGATGGCGGGCCTGTTGCTGATGGAGCCGGACTTCGGTGCCACCGTCGTGATGATGGGCGCGGCGGCGGCGATGCTGTTCCTCGGCGGGGTCGGGCTGTTCCGGTTCTCGCTGATGGTGGTACTGGCCGTCGGTGCGGTGGTGTTGCTGATCCAGATGCAGCCGTACCGGATGGCGCGTCTGACCAACTTCGCCGACCCTTGGGCCGACCAGTTCGGCGCCGGTTATCAATTGTCGCAAGCCTTGATCGCGTTCGGTCGCGGTGAATGGCTGGGCGTTGGCCTGGGCAACAGCGTGCAGAAGCAGTTCTATCTGCCGGAAGCCCACACCGACTTCGTGTTCTCGGTGCTGGCTGAAGAGCTCGGCGCCGTGGGTTCGCTGTGCACCGTGGCGCTGTTCGTGTTCGTGTGTATTCGCGGCATGTACATCGGTCTTTGGGCCGAGAAAGCCAAACAGTTTTTTGCCGCTTATGTTGCCTATGGTCTGTCGTTCCTGTGGATCGGCCAGTTCCTGATCAACATCGGCGTGAACGTCGGTCTGCTGCCGACCAAGGGCCTGACCTTGCCGTTCCTCAGTTACGGCGGCAGTTCCCTTGTGATCTGCTGCGCCTGCCTTGGCCTGTTGCTGAGGATCGAGTGGGAGAGCCGGACCCACCTGGGCAGTGAAGAGATGGAATTCCATGAGAGCGACTTCGCCGAGGAGCCGAACCATGGGCGCTAA
- the murD gene encoding UDP-N-acetylmuramoyl-L-alanine--D-glutamate ligase gives MSLIASDHFRIVVGLGKSGMSLVRFLANRGVAFAVADTRENPPELATLQRDYPHVEVRCGELDVEFLCRADELYVSPGLALATPALQAAAARGVKLSGDIELFARNAKAPIVAISGSNAKSTVTTLVGEMAAAAGKRVAVGGNLGTPALDLLSDDVELYVMELSSFQLETTDQLNAEVATVLNISEDHMDRYSGLPAYHLAKHRIFRGAKQFVVNRQDALTRPLMGEGQPCWTFGLTQPDFKAFGLREENGEKYLAFEFQNLMPVRELKIRGAHNQSNALAALALGHAVGLPFDAMLAALRTFAGLEHRCQWVRELDGVGYYNDSKATNVGAALAAIEGLGADIDGKVVLIAGGDGKGADFKDLRDPVAAHCRAVILMGRDSDRIGEAIGDAVPLIRATTLVDAVAQCRAAAQPGDVVLLSPACASFDMFKNYEDRGHQFVRAVEDLA, from the coding sequence GTGTCTCTGATCGCTTCTGACCACTTCCGCATCGTTGTCGGCCTCGGCAAGAGTGGCATGTCCCTGGTTCGCTTCCTGGCGAACCGGGGCGTGGCGTTTGCCGTGGCCGACACGCGGGAAAATCCACCGGAACTGGCCACGCTCCAGCGTGACTATCCGCACGTGGAAGTGCGTTGTGGCGAGCTGGACGTCGAGTTCCTGTGCCGTGCCGACGAGCTCTACGTGAGCCCCGGCCTGGCGCTGGCGACCCCGGCCCTGCAAGCCGCCGCGGCCCGTGGCGTGAAGCTGTCCGGCGATATCGAGCTGTTCGCGCGTAACGCGAAGGCGCCGATTGTGGCCATCAGCGGTTCCAACGCGAAAAGCACTGTCACCACCCTGGTCGGCGAGATGGCGGCTGCGGCCGGCAAGCGCGTGGCCGTGGGCGGCAACCTCGGTACGCCGGCGCTGGATCTGCTCAGCGATGACGTCGAGCTGTACGTGATGGAGCTGTCGAGCTTCCAGCTGGAAACCACCGACCAGCTCAACGCCGAAGTGGCGACCGTGCTCAACATCAGCGAAGACCACATGGACCGTTACAGCGGTCTGCCGGCCTATCACCTGGCCAAACACCGGATCTTCCGGGGTGCGAAGCAGTTCGTGGTCAACCGTCAGGATGCGTTGACCCGTCCGCTGATGGGCGAGGGCCAGCCGTGCTGGACCTTCGGCCTGACCCAACCGGATTTCAAGGCGTTCGGTCTGCGCGAAGAGAATGGCGAGAAGTACCTGGCCTTCGAATTCCAGAACCTGATGCCGGTGCGCGAACTGAAGATTCGCGGCGCCCACAACCAGTCCAACGCCTTGGCGGCGCTGGCGCTCGGCCACGCGGTCGGGCTGCCGTTCGACGCCATGCTCGCGGCCCTGCGCACCTTCGCCGGCCTCGAACACCGTTGCCAGTGGGTACGTGAGCTGGACGGCGTCGGTTACTACAACGATTCCAAGGCCACCAACGTCGGCGCCGCACTGGCGGCCATCGAAGGTCTGGGCGCGGACATCGACGGCAAGGTCGTGCTGATCGCCGGTGGCGACGGCAAGGGTGCCGACTTCAAGGACCTGCGCGATCCGGTGGCGGCCCATTGTCGCGCCGTGATCCTGATGGGCCGCGACTCCGACAGGATCGGCGAAGCCATTGGCGATGCCGTGCCGCTGATTCGCGCCACTACGCTGGTCGACGCGGTCGCCCAATGCCGCGCCGCCGCCCAACCGGGTGACGTGGTGCTGCTGTCGCCGGCCTGCGCCAGTTTCGACATGTTCAAGAACTACGAAGACCGTGGTCACCAGTTCGTCCGCGCCGTGGAGGATCTGGCATGA
- the mraY gene encoding phospho-N-acetylmuramoyl-pentapeptide-transferase: protein MLLLLAEYLQQFYKGFAVFQYLTLRGILGVLTALVLSLCYGPWMIRTLQNRQIGQSVRNDGPQSHLSKSGTPTMGGALILSSIGVSTLLWADLSNRYVWVVLLVTLLFGAIGWVDDYRKVIEKNSRGLPSRWKYFWQSVFGLGAAIFLYMTAATPVETTLILPMLKDYSIPLGAGFIVLTYFVIVGSSNAVNLTDGLDGLAIMPTVMVGGGLGIFCYLSGNVKFAEYLLIPYVPGAGELIVFCGALIGAGLGFLWFNTYPAQVFMGDVGALALGAALGTIAVIVRQEIVLFIMGGVFVMETLSVVIQVASFKLTGRRVFRMAPIHHHFELKGWPEPRVIVRFWIITVILVLIGLATLKLR from the coding sequence ATGCTGCTGCTGCTAGCGGAGTATCTGCAACAGTTCTACAAAGGCTTCGCGGTCTTCCAGTACCTGACCCTGCGCGGGATCCTCGGTGTGCTGACCGCGCTGGTCTTGTCGCTGTGCTACGGCCCGTGGATGATCCGCACCCTGCAGAACCGTCAGATCGGCCAATCGGTTCGTAACGACGGCCCGCAATCGCACCTGTCCAAATCCGGTACGCCGACCATGGGTGGCGCGCTGATTCTGTCGTCCATCGGCGTCAGCACCCTGCTGTGGGCTGACCTGAGCAACCGCTACGTGTGGGTCGTGCTGCTGGTGACCCTGCTGTTCGGCGCCATCGGCTGGGTCGACGACTACCGCAAGGTCATCGAGAAGAACTCCCGTGGTCTGCCGAGCCGCTGGAAATATTTCTGGCAGTCGGTGTTCGGCCTCGGTGCGGCGATCTTCCTTTATATGACTGCTGCCACTCCGGTGGAAACCACCCTGATCCTGCCAATGCTCAAGGACTACAGCATTCCGCTGGGCGCAGGCTTCATCGTGCTGACTTACTTTGTGATCGTCGGTTCGAGCAACGCGGTCAACCTCACCGACGGCCTCGACGGTCTGGCGATCATGCCGACAGTGATGGTCGGCGGTGGCCTGGGCATCTTCTGCTACCTGTCGGGTAACGTGAAATTCGCTGAATACCTGTTGATCCCTTATGTACCGGGCGCAGGCGAGCTGATCGTGTTCTGCGGCGCGCTGATCGGTGCCGGCCTGGGCTTCCTGTGGTTCAACACCTACCCGGCGCAAGTCTTCATGGGTGACGTCGGCGCACTGGCGCTGGGCGCTGCCCTGGGCACCATCGCGGTGATCGTCCGTCAGGAAATCGTCCTGTTCATCATGGGCGGCGTGTTCGTGATGGAAACCCTGTCAGTCGTCATTCAGGTTGCGTCCTTTAAGCTGACCGGTCGCCGTGTGTTCCGCATGGCGCCGATTCACCACCACTTTGAACTCAAGGGCTGGCCCGAGCCGCGCGTGATCGTCCGTTTCTGGATCATCACCGTGATTCTCGTGCTGATCGGCCTTGCCACCCTGAAGCTGAGGTAG